The following coding sequences lie in one Euhalothece natronophila Z-M001 genomic window:
- the aroC gene encoding chorismate synthase: MGSIFGQLFRISTFGESHGGGVGVVIDGCPPQLPISAEEIQLELDRRRPGQSKITTPRKETDTCEILSGVFQGKTTGTPITILVPNKDTRPQDYSEMATTYRPSHADATYDAKYGFRNWQGGGRSSARETIGRVAAGAIAQKILREVANVEIVGYVKRIKDLEAPVDTDTVTREAVESNIVRCPHGECAQQMIDLIEQIRREKDSIGGVVECVVRNVPRGLGEPVFDKLEADLARGIMSLPASKGFEIGSGFSGTLLRGSEHNDPFYPDEEGNIRTRSNYSGGVQGGISNGENIILRAAFKPTSTIGKSQETVTSSGEATELAAKGRHDPCVLPRAVPMVEAMVALVLCDHLLRDRAQCHLFEQEGE, encoded by the coding sequence ATGGGTAGCATCTTTGGGCAACTTTTTCGCATTAGTACCTTCGGGGAATCTCATGGCGGTGGCGTTGGTGTCGTTATTGATGGGTGTCCGCCACAACTTCCCATTTCCGCAGAAGAAATCCAATTGGAATTAGATCGCCGCCGCCCAGGGCAAAGTAAGATTACCACCCCTCGTAAAGAAACGGATACCTGTGAAATTCTGTCTGGGGTATTTCAGGGGAAAACCACAGGAACACCAATTACGATTTTAGTTCCGAATAAAGATACTCGCCCTCAAGATTATAGCGAAATGGCAACCACTTATCGCCCATCTCATGCTGATGCTACCTATGATGCGAAATATGGCTTTCGTAATTGGCAAGGAGGGGGACGATCTTCAGCGCGGGAAACTATTGGCAGAGTGGCGGCTGGCGCGATCGCGCAAAAAATTCTCCGTGAAGTTGCTAATGTGGAAATTGTGGGCTATGTGAAACGAATTAAAGATTTAGAAGCCCCAGTTGATACCGATACTGTCACCCGAGAAGCAGTGGAAAGCAACATTGTCCGTTGTCCTCACGGGGAATGCGCCCAGCAAATGATTGATCTCATTGAGCAAATTCGCCGCGAAAAAGACTCTATTGGTGGTGTTGTCGAATGTGTAGTGAGAAATGTTCCCAGAGGATTAGGGGAACCAGTCTTTGATAAATTAGAAGCAGATCTCGCAAGAGGGATTATGTCCTTACCTGCCAGTAAAGGCTTTGAAATTGGCTCTGGCTTTTCGGGAACGCTTTTACGAGGAAGTGAACATAATGATCCCTTTTACCCTGATGAAGAGGGAAATATTCGCACTCGCAGTAATTATTCTGGAGGGGTGCAAGGGGGAATTAGTAATGGGGAAAATATTATTCTCCGTGCTGCCTTTAAGCCCACTTCTACAATCGGGAAATCCCAAGAAACTGTTACCAGCAGTGGGGAAGCCACGGAATTAGCCGCCAAAGGACGACATGATCCCTGTGTGTTACCAAGGGCAGTTCCTATGGTAGAAGCTATGGTTGCCCTTGTTTTGTGTGATCACTTACTGCGCGATCGCGCTCAATGCCACCTTTTTGAACAAGAAGGGGAGTAA
- a CDS encoding SDR family oxidoreductase, translating into MDILVVGATGTLGRQIVRHALEKGYQVKCLVRNPRKATFLKEWGATLVKGDLCQPETLPRTLEGIEAVIDAATARPTDALTIKNVDWDGKVNLIQACKKAGVERYIFFSILNAEAYPDVPLMDIKRCTEQFLKDAELNYTILKPCGFMQGLIPQYAIPILDNQAVWVTGESTPIAYMDTLDIAKFGVRALEVSETEQKTFPLAGSRAWTADEIINLCEQLSGKNAKISRLPMGLLKFLSRAMRFFQWTRNASDRLMFANVLVSGKPFDADMKEVYDTFGFKPNDMTSLETYLKEYFSRIMKKLKEINYEKEKSKKKKTPFKSQS; encoded by the coding sequence ATGGATATATTAGTGGTCGGGGCTACGGGAACCCTAGGAAGGCAAATCGTCCGTCATGCTCTAGAAAAAGGCTATCAAGTAAAATGTTTGGTGAGAAACCCCAGAAAAGCAACATTTCTTAAAGAATGGGGAGCAACACTGGTTAAAGGAGATTTATGTCAACCTGAAACATTACCCCGCACCTTAGAAGGCATAGAAGCCGTTATTGATGCTGCTACCGCCCGTCCTACTGACGCATTAACCATCAAAAATGTTGATTGGGATGGCAAAGTAAATTTAATCCAAGCCTGTAAAAAAGCAGGGGTAGAGCGTTATATCTTTTTTTCGATTCTCAATGCAGAAGCCTATCCTGATGTTCCCCTCATGGACATTAAACGCTGCACTGAGCAATTTTTAAAAGATGCAGAACTCAATTACACAATTCTCAAGCCCTGTGGCTTTATGCAGGGATTAATCCCTCAATATGCGATTCCCATTTTAGATAACCAAGCCGTGTGGGTAACAGGAGAAAGCACCCCTATTGCTTACATGGATACCTTAGATATTGCTAAATTTGGGGTACGCGCCTTAGAAGTTTCTGAAACTGAACAAAAAACATTTCCCCTTGCTGGATCACGAGCTTGGACTGCTGACGAAATTATTAATCTTTGTGAACAACTCTCAGGAAAAAATGCAAAAATTTCTCGTCTCCCCATGGGGTTATTAAAATTCTTATCACGAGCAATGCGATTTTTCCAATGGACACGTAATGCCTCTGACCGCTTAATGTTCGCTAATGTGTTAGTCAGTGGCAAACCGTTTGACGCGGATATGAAGGAAGTTTATGATACCTTTGGTTTTAAGCCTAATGACATGACTAGCCTTGAAACCTACTTAAAAGAATACTTCTCACGGATTATGAAGAAATTAAAAG
- a CDS encoding DUF488 domain-containing protein encodes MSEQILFTIGHSNHSIADFVSLLKKYNITALADVRSQPYSRYLTHFNQPNLKLALMEAGIQYVFLGKELGGRPQEENCYLNGQADYDKMAGTETFKAGKKRLLEGIKKYRTALMCAEKDPLDCHRFLLVCRYLRQDHLAINHILKNGEIETHEDLEKRLLKKQGFPTEEATTQQLSLFDLDFPPPQKSPEELLNEAYRLQSQQVAYQAKS; translated from the coding sequence AGCAAATTTTATTCACAATTGGACATTCTAATCATTCTATAGCGGACTTTGTTTCTCTCCTTAAAAAATATAATATTACCGCCCTTGCTGATGTTCGTTCTCAACCTTATAGCCGTTATCTTACTCATTTTAATCAGCCTAATTTGAAGCTAGCATTAATGGAAGCAGGAATACAATATGTTTTTCTTGGCAAGGAATTAGGAGGACGACCGCAGGAAGAGAATTGTTATCTCAACGGGCAAGCAGATTATGATAAAATGGCAGGGACAGAAACCTTCAAGGCAGGAAAAAAGCGATTATTAGAAGGGATTAAGAAATATCGAACTGCTTTAATGTGTGCGGAAAAAGACCCGTTAGATTGTCATCGTTTTTTATTAGTTTGTCGCTATTTACGTCAAGATCACTTAGCAATTAACCATATTTTAAAAAATGGAGAAATAGAAACCCATGAAGACTTAGAAAAACGATTACTTAAAAAACAGGGTTTCCCTACAGAAGAAGCAACAACTCAACAGCTTTCTTTATTTGACTTGGATTTCCCTCCGCCTCAAAAGTCTCCAGAAGAACTGTTAAATGAGGCTTATCGTTTACAATCTCAACAAGTGGCTTATCAGGCAAAATCATGA
- a CDS encoding DUF488 domain-containing protein: MIKIFTIGFTQKTAQNFFETLGKVGVKKVIDTRINNTSQLSGFAKKNDLQYFLQSLKSIDYDHQISLAPTKNLLSQYRQKEMSWEDYEKAFYQLISDRAIDKQFSPESLHCSCLLCSEAKPHYCHRRLVAEYLQQKWRDVEICHL, from the coding sequence ATGATTAAAATTTTCACGATTGGATTTACCCAGAAAACTGCTCAAAATTTCTTTGAAACTCTCGGAAAAGTGGGCGTTAAAAAAGTAATAGATACCCGAATTAATAACACTTCTCAATTATCAGGGTTTGCCAAAAAAAATGATTTACAATACTTTCTCCAGTCTTTAAAGTCTATTGATTATGATCATCAAATCTCTCTCGCCCCCACTAAGAATTTATTAAGCCAATATCGTCAAAAAGAAATGAGTTGGGAAGACTACGAAAAAGCATTTTATCAATTAATCAGCGATCGCGCGATCGACAAACAATTCTCACCAGAGTCTCTTCACTGTAGTTGTTTATTATGTAGTGAAGCCAAGCCTCATTATTGTCACCGTCGCCTCGTTGCAGAATACTTACAACAAAAGTGGAGAGATGTAGAAATATGTCACCTTTAA
- a CDS encoding dual OB domain-containing protein → MSPLTSIICLANSWKHGDRCIAGINLQTGCWVRPISSLEDGRIPLSMRLINGKEPKLLDIIAIPLAKEGNDFGFESENLSVLPGEWRKQGEVVPKDILRYCQRDHYVLHNHKKYVTVTEITRKPFLQRNTLQLVYVTEFSVEKKLRDTGSNQYQATIVTANGQTLRRIGITDPVFVQKLDRGEQPNVPCLVTVSLSMPYRPDNWEGDDPCWKLLAGVIELEPQNNRNDDIIDIPF, encoded by the coding sequence ATGTCACCTTTAACCTCAATTATTTGTTTAGCCAATTCTTGGAAACACGGCGATCGCTGTATTGCTGGAATTAATCTTCAAACAGGGTGTTGGGTGCGTCCTATCTCTAGCTTAGAAGATGGTCGTATTCCACTTTCTATGCGCTTAATTAATGGGAAAGAACCAAAATTATTAGATATCATCGCAATCCCCCTAGCAAAAGAGGGTAATGACTTTGGATTTGAAAGTGAAAATTTATCAGTTTTACCGGGAGAATGGAGAAAGCAAGGTGAAGTTGTCCCAAAAGATATTTTAAGATATTGTCAGCGAGATCATTATGTTTTGCATAATCATAAAAAGTATGTCACCGTTACTGAAATCACCAGAAAACCATTTTTACAACGAAATACCCTGCAATTAGTTTATGTAACAGAATTTTCCGTAGAAAAGAAATTAAGAGATACAGGAAGCAATCAATATCAAGCTACAATTGTAACAGCAAATGGACAAACTCTTCGCCGAATTGGTATTACTGATCCTGTATTTGTTCAGAAACTAGATCGAGGAGAACAGCCTAATGTTCCCTGTTTAGTCACGGTTAGTTTAAGTATGCCTTATCGTCCTGATAATTGGGAAGGAGATGATCCCTGTTGGAAACTCTTAGCAGGTGTTATCGAGTTAGAACCGCAAAATAATCGCAATGATGATATTATAGATATTCCTTTTTGA
- a CDS encoding THUMP domain-containing class I SAM-dependent RNA methyltransferase: MNQYFATVARGLEEIAAQELEALGAKKVNPTFTGIEFQGDQKLLYQINLWSRLIFRVLVPIQKFPCHNAKQLYQGVQSVNWEKYLSPEQSLMVHCTGKNKQLNHTHFSALQVKNAIADQQRDYFGKRSDVNLENPDLIINLHIKDTYAILSLDSTGESLHRRGYRPAMGVAPLKETFAAALLQMTDWETHLPLLDPMCGSGTFLIEAGLQSLNIAPGLFRKQFAFEKWSDFNPQLWQQLKREARQQQRSELPAGIYGRDRASEMLKQAKTNAKNCNLNHHLDLAQIDLENLEPPSEQGIIICNPPYGKRLGEVKELGQLYKQLGDVFKQRFKGWIAYVLSGNKELTKQIGLRTSKRIPAYNGSIPCTLLRYEIM; encoded by the coding sequence ATGAATCAATATTTTGCTACAGTAGCACGAGGATTAGAAGAAATTGCCGCTCAAGAATTAGAAGCATTAGGGGCAAAGAAAGTTAATCCCACCTTTACAGGAATAGAATTTCAAGGAGATCAAAAATTACTCTATCAAATAAATCTTTGGTCGCGGCTTATTTTTCGGGTTTTAGTTCCTATCCAAAAGTTTCCTTGTCATAATGCAAAACAACTTTATCAAGGGGTGCAAAGCGTTAATTGGGAGAAATATTTATCTCCTGAACAATCATTAATGGTTCACTGTACAGGGAAAAATAAACAACTGAATCATACTCACTTTAGTGCTTTACAAGTTAAAAACGCGATCGCGGATCAGCAAAGAGACTATTTTGGAAAACGATCAGATGTTAATTTAGAAAATCCTGATTTAATTATTAATCTCCATATCAAAGATACTTACGCTATCCTGAGCTTAGATAGTACAGGAGAGAGTTTACACCGTCGCGGTTATCGCCCTGCAATGGGAGTCGCCCCCTTAAAAGAAACCTTTGCCGCCGCTTTATTACAAATGACAGATTGGGAAACTCATTTACCGTTACTTGATCCTATGTGCGGATCAGGAACATTTCTAATTGAAGCAGGATTACAATCGCTCAATATAGCCCCAGGGTTATTTAGAAAACAATTCGCCTTTGAGAAATGGTCAGATTTTAATCCTCAACTTTGGCAACAATTAAAACGAGAAGCAAGACAACAGCAACGATCAGAACTTCCTGCTGGAATTTATGGGCGCGATCGCGCTTCTGAAATGTTAAAACAAGCTAAAACCAATGCCAAAAACTGTAATCTTAATCACCATCTTGACTTAGCCCAAATAGATCTTGAAAACTTAGAACCACCTAGTGAGCAAGGCATTATTATTTGTAATCCCCCCTACGGCAAACGCCTTGGAGAAGTCAAAGAACTGGGTCAATTATACAAACAACTTGGAGATGTTTTTAAGCAACGTTTTAAGGGTTGGATTGCTTATGTTTTATCAGGAAATAAAGAACTAACCAAACAAATTGGTTTAAGAACCTCAAAACGCATCCCCGCTTACAATGGTTCAATTCCTTGTACCCTTTTACGGTACGAGATTATGTGA